The sequence below is a genomic window from Methylotuvimicrobium sp. KM2.
TACTGGAATATAAAGCGCGGCACCCTAATAACGTGCATAGAAAGCTGGTGTACATGTTTCCGATACTTGGAGCTTTTGGCGGTTTGATGCTGCTGACGCATTCTCATGTCGGCTTTCAAGCTAAATCAGCCTTCTTGATTCAAGCCGGACACACCTTGATGGGCTTTTTTTCAATACTCGTAGCCAGCGGGCGCTGGCTTGAAATACAACTGAACGACCCGAAACAAAAACAAATCGCAGGCCTAATCTCTGCGTTCGCGATGTTACAAGTCGGCATGATTTTGATGTTCTATCAAGAGCCGCTTTATTAAGCCTTTCGGCACGCTTCGTTTGATGGCTAATGAAGCATCCATTGAGAAAATACTATGAACCTAGCTAACGACTATCCATTACTGAGCCTGATCGATAAACCGGCGGATTTACGAAAACTGACCAAAACCAATCTGGTTCCGCTTGCGAAAGAACTGCGCGAGTTTTTAACTCACACGGTCAGTATTTCCGGCGGGCATTTCTCGGCAGGCCTCGGCACCGTGGAGTTGACCGTGGCGCTGCATTACGTGTTCGATACGCCGCGCGATCAATTGGTTTGGGATGTCGGCCATCAGGCCTATCCGCATAAGATTCTGACCGGGCGCAAGGAGCGCATGACGACGATCCGCACCCGCGACGGCATTTGCGCGTTTCCGAATCGTGACGAGAGCGAGTACGATGCCTTCGGCGTCGGCCATTCAAGCACGTCGATCAGCGCGGCCTTAGGCATGGCGATCGCATCGGGTTTGCGCGGCGAGGACAAGCACTGCGTCGCGATCATCGGCGACGGCAGCATCACCGGCGGCATGGCCTTCGAGGCGATGAATCATGCCGGTGCGATCGATGCGAATCTACTGGTGATCCTAAACGATAACGATATGTCGATTTCGCCGAATGTCGGCGCGTTGAATAATTATCTGACTAAGATTCTGTCGAGTAAGATTTATTCTTCGGTACGCGAAGAAAGCAAGAAAGTCTTGAGCAGCATGCCGAGCGTCTGGGAACTGGCGCGCAAGACCGAGGAGCACATGAAAGGCATGATCGTGCCGGGCACCTTGTTCGAGGAAATGGGTTTCAATTATATCGGCCCGATCGACGGTCACGATCTGGACATGCTGGTGTCGACGCTGGAGAATCTGAAGCAAATTTCCGGCCCGCGCTTCTTGCATATCGTCACCAAGAAAGGCAAGGGCTATCCGCCGGCGGAGAAAGACCCGCTTGCTTATCACGGCGTCCCGGCCTTCGACCCGAGCCGGGATTGCCTGCCGAAATCGGCTCCTTCTCCGCATCCGACTTATACGCAGGTGTTCGGCCAATGGCTCTGCGACATGGCCGAGCAGGACGAGCGCCTGTGCGGCATCACCCCGGCAATGCGCGAAGGCTCGGGTTTGGTCGCATTTTCCGAACGCTTTCCGAAGCGCTATTTCGATGTCGCCATCGCCGAGCAGCATGCCGTAACCTTGGCGGCGGGCCTGGCTTGCGAGGGCGCAAAGCCGGTCGTCGCTATCTATTCGACATTTTTACAACGCGGCTACGATCAATTGATACACGATGTGGTCTTGCAAGACTTGGATGTATTGTTCGCGCTCGACCGCGCGGGTTTGGTCGGCCCGGACGGCCCGACCCATGCCGGCAGTTTCGATTACACCTACATGCGCTGTTTGCCGAATATGCTGATCATGGCGCCGGCCGACGAGGACGAATGCCGGCAGATGCTCTATACCGGTTATATTCATAAAGGCCCGGCTTCGGTGCGTTATCCGCGCGGCAAGGGTCCTGGCGTGCCGGTCGATTGCAGCATGACCGCCCTACCGATCGGCAAGGCCGAAATTCGCCACCAAGGCGGACGTATCGCGATGCTCGCCTTCGGCAGCATGGTAGCGCCATCGATCGAGGCCGGCAAGCAACTCGGCGCGACCGTCGTCAACATGCGTTTCGTCAAGCCGCTCGATGAAGCGTTGATTCTGGAACTGGCCAAGAGTCACGATGTCATCGTTACGGTCGAAGAAAATGTCGTCGCCGGCGGCGCCGGCAGCGCGGTCAACGAATTTCTGCAAGCGCAAAGAATCATGATGCCGGTGTTGAATATCGGCCTGCCCGACGCCTTCATCGAACAAGGCACGCGCGAGGAATTACTGAGCTATTGCGGATTGGATACACAAGGTATATTGCAGAGCATCAAGCAATTTTGCGCGTGACATCATTGGCGAAAGCCGGCTTTGCTCGATTGACCATAGATAAACCTAAATTCGGCAGTTCAACCATGAAGCACATGAAGTTCATGAAGTATTTCAATAGATTACCTAAACATTGCAGCTAATCTTTCGGGTGAGCGAAAGTTGTTCATAAACGAATGACAAGTTATTGAGTTAACTTCTTATTCTTCATGATCTTCATGGTGAAATGCTTTTTCTAAGATAAAGCACTTCGCCTAGGGGCGAATTCATTGAATTCAGGACAATTAGGACTTCGAAACAAACCGTGGAAGTTGAGCGTCGGTGGCTTTCCCTCACCTAGCGTTAGGTAAGGGACGACGAAGGCGCGCTCCCACGGCGGGCGATTGATACACCGTGGGAGCGATCCCCAGATCGCGATTTCGAGGTCGAAAATGTCAAGCTATAACAAATGGCATCGAGGCCGCATTGGCCAAAAAGTCTAGCCCGAATAGAGCACAGCGCAATCGGGGAAGTTTGAATCCACGCCATCCCCGTATTTCGCTAAGCTGCATACGGGCTACCGTTTGCTGTGAATCGCACACCTAATGCTCTTTCCCAACTTGAAGCTGGAGAAAAATCGGATGTGTGGGTTAGTCGTTTTTAGCTTGATGCGCATGGCAAAGAGTAATTCGTTTATTTCGACAGTCATGGGTATTTCGTCTCCGAAAGCTAAAAGAAATGATTAGAATAGTCGGCATGAAAAATCGCATATTAATCACCTAACCGAACCGAAACTTCATGACTTATTCGCGTAGAAAATTTTTACACCACGCTACAGCATCGGGCTGTTACGTCATAGCCGCTTGTGCAGGACTGATGACTCCGGGACAAGTTTTCGCCGAATGGGCCGAAGACTATTTCTCCCCGGGAAAACTCGAACAAACGCTGGATCGTTTGCTTGCCGGAGCGGGCATTGCCGATTCCGCTGCAATTTCGCTCAACCTACCGTTAATCGCCGAAGACGGCGCAGTCGTGCCGATCAAGGTTGCCAGCACGCTAAGCGATGTCGAAAGCATCGCAATTCTGGTCGAGAAAAACCCGGTACCGCTGGCGGCGATTTTCACATTGTCCGAAAATACCGAACCGTTCGTATCTGCGCAACTAAAAATGGCCGAAACCTGCGATGTTATTGTCGTAATCAAAGCTGGTGATAAGCTCTATAGCGCACGTCAAAAAGTCAAGGTCACGATCGGCGGCTGCGGAGGCTAAGGATTTGGCCGTAAATAACTTCCCTATTTTAAGGAGGGTTCGGTTGCTCGATTGGCAGGTGTCGGCGGCAGGGAAAGCCGCCGTCAAGCCTACACGGACGTATTCACGGCGTCCTGCCAAGCGAGTGACCGAACCCTCAACAAGGCTCATAGTTCCAGGACATTATTTATCACGAAATCCTAACATGACCAAAACCAAAATTCGCCTCAACGCCAAAAACGACAAAACCGAATTGAAAATCTTGATCGCGCATCCGATGGAACACGGTCGCAATCGCGATCCGGAGACGCAAGAATTGATTCCGGCGCATTTCATCAAGACCTTGACGATAAGCCAAAACGGAAAAACGATTTTGAGCGCACAGATGGCCGGCAGCATCTCGAAAAATCCTTATTTTGCCTTTTGGTTGAAAGGCATTGCAAACGGCGACCTGATCCGCGTCGACTGGTTCGACAATCAAGGCCTCAGCGGCAGCGCCGAACAACGACTAGCCGAACCGTCATGAGCAAAGGCTTACGCTTTGTTTATCTATTATTACTGGGGTGCTGATGCAGCACAATGTTTATAGCTTGTTTTTATTACCATGAAGGGCATGAAGATAATGAAGGGAAGAGAATTGAGTGCTTTATGAACTGTCCCAATATCACAGATGAGCTGAATCAATAGATGAACTTAATACATAAATTCAATGTAGTAATACAGCGTTTTCAAGTCCCGTTAATGACTAAAAATATCAAAACAATGGCGGGACTGGAGTGCTGGCTTCGTCTGCGCAGGTAGGTAAAGCCCGCACTCCAGGGGCAATAATGATGACATAGGCTGTTAAGGGTGAGTAACGCATTTAAATTGAAAACGCTGTATCTTCAAGTCCTTCATGCGCTTCATGGTAGAAAATAAATGACATTTTTTGGAATCAGCATCCTATTACTGGGAATCCAGGCCGGATCGGCACTTGCCGACCCGGAACAGGACCGCAAAGCCTTGACCGAACATTACCGGACACTATTTCCTAAATTGACGCTACAGGATTATGCCGACGGCGTTTATGCAATCGACCCCGGCGCCCGGCAATCCTGGCGGGCGATCGAAGAATTTCCGCCGTACGAATGGGCTTTGGAAGAAGGTAAAACCCTGTTTTCGATACCTTTTTCCAATAGTACACATTATGCGGACTGCCTGCCGAATCGCGGCATCGGCATCGCTCAACTTTATCCGAAGTGGAATAGCGAAACCGGCGAAGTCGTTACGTTGGCAAAAGCCTTGAACGACTGCCGCGAACGAAACGGCGAACCCCCTTTACCCTATCAAAAAGGCGAAATCGCATCTTTGCTCGCTTATTTGGCCTCTACAAGCCGAGGCAAAGCCCTCGCGATCGAAATTCCCGATAGCGACCCGCGCGCCTTGGCCGCCTATCAAGCCGGGAAAGCTTTTTATTACGAACGGCGCGGTCAATTGAACTTCAGTTGCGCGACCTGCCATGTGCAAAACGCCGGTAAACGGCTACGCTCGGAAGTGTTAAGCCCGTCATTGGGGCACACCAGCCATTGGCCGGTCTATCGTTTAAAATGGGGTGAAACCGGCACGCTGCACAGACGCTTTGCCGAGTGTCTCAAACAAGTCCGTGCGGAATCACCCGGCGCACAAAGCGCCCAATTCCGTAATTTGGAATATTTTTTAAGTTATATGGGCAACGGCATCCCGATAAACGGCCCGAGTATCCGCAAATGATCAAAACTCAACCTAGCTGCACAGAAATCTTCGAATCGGGACTAATGCCTTGCGAAGACGCGCTTTCCCGAATTTTAGCCAATCTGCCGACTATTAAGGGCTATCAACGATTGCCGATTGAAAAAACTCGAGGATGCACCTTGTGTGAAGCCGTCTTCTCGACTCTGAATGTCCCTGCGCATACCAATTCGGCTGTCGACGGCTATGCACTGCACAGCTCCGAAC
It includes:
- the dxs gene encoding 1-deoxy-D-xylulose-5-phosphate synthase, coding for MNLANDYPLLSLIDKPADLRKLTKTNLVPLAKELREFLTHTVSISGGHFSAGLGTVELTVALHYVFDTPRDQLVWDVGHQAYPHKILTGRKERMTTIRTRDGICAFPNRDESEYDAFGVGHSSTSISAALGMAIASGLRGEDKHCVAIIGDGSITGGMAFEAMNHAGAIDANLLVILNDNDMSISPNVGALNNYLTKILSSKIYSSVREESKKVLSSMPSVWELARKTEEHMKGMIVPGTLFEEMGFNYIGPIDGHDLDMLVSTLENLKQISGPRFLHIVTKKGKGYPPAEKDPLAYHGVPAFDPSRDCLPKSAPSPHPTYTQVFGQWLCDMAEQDERLCGITPAMREGSGLVAFSERFPKRYFDVAIAEQHAVTLAAGLACEGAKPVVAIYSTFLQRGYDQLIHDVVLQDLDVLFALDRAGLVGPDGPTHAGSFDYTYMRCLPNMLIMAPADEDECRQMLYTGYIHKGPASVRYPRGKGPGVPVDCSMTALPIGKAEIRHQGGRIAMLAFGSMVAPSIEAGKQLGATVVNMRFVKPLDEALILELAKSHDVIVTVEENVVAGGAGSAVNEFLQAQRIMMPVLNIGLPDAFIEQGTREELLSYCGLDTQGILQSIKQFCA
- the soxY gene encoding thiosulfate oxidation carrier protein SoxY, which translates into the protein MTYSRRKFLHHATASGCYVIAACAGLMTPGQVFAEWAEDYFSPGKLEQTLDRLLAGAGIADSAAISLNLPLIAEDGAVVPIKVASTLSDVESIAILVEKNPVPLAAIFTLSENTEPFVSAQLKMAETCDVIVVIKAGDKLYSARQKVKVTIGGCGG
- the soxZ gene encoding thiosulfate oxidation carrier complex protein SoxZ, yielding MTKTKIRLNAKNDKTELKILIAHPMEHGRNRDPETQELIPAHFIKTLTISQNGKTILSAQMAGSISKNPYFAFWLKGIANGDLIRVDWFDNQGLSGSAEQRLAEPS
- the soxA gene encoding sulfur oxidation c-type cytochrome SoxA; translation: MTFFGISILLLGIQAGSALADPEQDRKALTEHYRTLFPKLTLQDYADGVYAIDPGARQSWRAIEEFPPYEWALEEGKTLFSIPFSNSTHYADCLPNRGIGIAQLYPKWNSETGEVVTLAKALNDCRERNGEPPLPYQKGEIASLLAYLASTSRGKALAIEIPDSDPRALAAYQAGKAFYYERRGQLNFSCATCHVQNAGKRLRSEVLSPSLGHTSHWPVYRLKWGETGTLHRRFAECLKQVRAESPGAQSAQFRNLEYFLSYMGNGIPINGPSIRK